From the Alloalcanivorax dieselolei B5 genome, one window contains:
- a CDS encoding helix-turn-helix transcriptional regulator — translation MPPAQFWRDPALPFVESRRACRSRACYRAHSHRTWSIGVVDGGRSRFTSLGVSRVLLPGTLISIPDEQVHACNPAAGGDWSYQMLYLDPRWLGQILGEIPPRRVEVGRDPVAYAAFCKLNRCLFSAASPALKERHLTGFLRAQWWRGEPLEGEQTGEPGELEAARRALRDADQTIPLDDLAAANGLSRYQLIRRFRRHLGLTPHAYGLDQRIDRARALLRAGLAPADVAQTLGFTDQSHFQRAFKERVAATPGQYRRVAVDG, via the coding sequence ATGCCCCCCGCTCAATTCTGGCGTGACCCGGCGCTGCCGTTCGTGGAGAGCCGCCGGGCCTGTCGCAGTCGCGCCTGCTACCGCGCCCACAGCCATCGCACCTGGTCCATCGGGGTGGTGGATGGCGGACGCAGCCGCTTCACCAGCCTGGGGGTCAGCCGCGTTCTGTTGCCCGGCACCTTGATCAGTATTCCCGATGAACAGGTGCACGCCTGCAATCCGGCCGCAGGCGGAGACTGGAGTTACCAGATGCTCTATCTGGATCCTCGCTGGCTCGGACAGATACTGGGGGAGATCCCACCGCGACGGGTGGAAGTGGGCCGGGACCCGGTGGCCTACGCCGCTTTCTGCAAGCTCAATCGATGTCTGTTCTCGGCGGCCTCGCCGGCGCTCAAGGAGCGTCACCTGACCGGCTTCCTGCGCGCTCAATGGTGGCGCGGCGAACCTCTGGAAGGGGAGCAAACCGGCGAACCCGGAGAGCTGGAGGCCGCGCGCCGGGCATTGCGTGACGCCGACCAGACGATTCCGCTGGACGATCTGGCCGCTGCCAACGGCCTCAGCCGCTATCAACTGATCCGCCGCTTTCGCCGCCATCTGGGCCTCACTCCCCACGCCTATGGGCTGGACCAGCGCATAGACCGTGCCCGGGCCTTGTTGCGGGCCGGGCTGGCGCCAGCGGATGTGGCACAGACATTGGGGTTTACCGACCAGAGCCATTTTCAGCGGGCGTTCAAGGAACGGGTGGCGGCGACACCGGGGCAATACCGACGGGTGGCCGTGGACGGCTGA
- a CDS encoding LysE family translocator produces MEQFLMVAGAHFLALLSPGPDFFLILRSALVEGWRSAAGVCLGVALANGVFIALALAGFSVLRPGSPLFMVVLWAGSGYLFYLGVRLIRSAAPLSLPAAPLPVAGTGGRLRGLGMGFASAILNPKNALFYASLFSLLAANGSALTIQLGYALWMVTVVLGWDLLVAWLAAQPRWMSVFGRRLAWVERGAGAALILLAAAVAWEGLGGVR; encoded by the coding sequence TTGGAGCAGTTTCTTATGGTGGCCGGCGCCCATTTCCTGGCGTTGCTCAGCCCCGGTCCGGATTTCTTTTTGATTCTGCGTAGTGCCTTGGTGGAGGGCTGGCGCAGTGCCGCCGGTGTGTGCCTGGGAGTGGCCCTGGCCAACGGCGTCTTCATCGCCCTGGCGCTGGCCGGTTTCTCGGTTCTGAGGCCGGGAAGCCCTCTGTTCATGGTGGTGCTGTGGGCCGGATCCGGTTACCTGTTTTACCTCGGCGTTCGCCTTATCCGCTCGGCCGCGCCCCTGAGTCTGCCGGCGGCGCCGCTGCCCGTGGCCGGTACCGGTGGCCGCCTGCGCGGCTTGGGCATGGGCTTCGCTTCGGCCATTCTCAACCCCAAGAACGCCTTGTTCTACGCCAGCCTGTTTTCACTTCTGGCAGCGAATGGCAGTGCGTTAACGATCCAATTGGGCTATGCACTGTGGATGGTGACCGTGGTGCTGGGCTGGGACTTGCTGGTGGCGTGGCTGGCGGCTCAGCCACGCTGGATGAGCGTGTTCGGGCGCCGGCTGGCCTGGGTGGAACGGGGCGCCGGCGCGGCCTTGATTCTGCTGGCCGCGGCGGTGGCGTGGGAGGGTCTGGGCGGCGTGCGGTGA